Proteins encoded together in one Pleurocapsa sp. PCC 7319 window:
- a CDS encoding phage tail protein, producing the protein MKSPEFKFLVLNTKADWELGEPSNLTVDDKGIRIKSGLQFVPQHLLNRFPIVDFAVGDLTQVYLLDAQNRRIVLFDSRQNYYESIDLLQDLVQRPTYIAYSPATVYVADEFSPSNQTRIYAFAQRDNWQVRWIVTLPVGLKPVAMVADREGNLYVLLNIGEQLIVKYNAAGQQIPTTEFTRDNLSDPQAMAIASNGNLYVLTAEAIVKFKPDNDHAYTCAIIGLEELISRGIQPSGLTIDSNENLYIGDRRNRNIAEEEERFIFRLDPSEKTTQPIMGYRGVVTKLILDSTNHLVVFNSQRQEIRILQGEKQFLRTPLQKLPRGEFTSQVLDSTKLGQCWHKIVLDAEIPDNTQIKVYYASSDELTSDRSWSEPIINPQDALFREATGRYLYLKIELIGNDWHTPTIRSLRVYFPRLSYLRYLPAVYQEDETSRDFLERFLSIFETYFNNIETQIDQVGRYFDAEVVPSNFLPWLASWMAIAVDENWTDSQLRQLIQKAPYLYRQRGTREGIAATVEILTGSPPLIVESFQQTDREESNQNNPFRFWVLLAPADLDNKGLQSIQRQIEAEKPAHTEAVLKVLPPWTALNRQSYLGVNSRILDPALRLDRGAVISQDSILTDPEEYGQVGRRARLELDTVIN; encoded by the coding sequence AAATTTTTAGTTTTAAATACCAAAGCAGATTGGGAACTAGGTGAACCAAGCAATCTGACTGTTGATGATAAAGGAATACGAATCAAATCTGGTTTGCAGTTTGTCCCCCAGCATCTGCTCAATCGCTTTCCAATTGTGGACTTTGCCGTAGGCGACTTGACCCAAGTTTATTTACTCGATGCCCAAAATCGGCGAATCGTCCTGTTTGATTCGCGGCAAAACTATTACGAATCAATCGATCTTCTGCAAGATTTAGTTCAACGTCCTACCTATATCGCCTATAGTCCTGCAACTGTCTACGTTGCCGATGAATTTAGCCCCTCAAATCAAACTCGTATTTATGCCTTTGCTCAAAGAGATAATTGGCAAGTACGCTGGATAGTGACGCTTCCTGTTGGGCTTAAACCAGTCGCAATGGTGGCAGATCGCGAAGGGAACTTATATGTTTTATTAAATATTGGCGAACAGTTAATTGTTAAGTACAATGCTGCGGGACAACAAATACCGACAACGGAATTCACCAGAGACAACCTAAGCGACCCTCAAGCAATGGCGATCGCTTCTAATGGCAATCTCTACGTTCTGACTGCTGAAGCGATAGTAAAGTTCAAGCCCGATAACGATCATGCCTATACCTGCGCCATTATTGGTTTAGAAGAACTAATTTCTAGAGGTATACAACCTTCTGGATTAACTATAGATTCTAACGAGAATCTCTATATTGGCGATCGCCGTAACCGAAATATAGCAGAAGAGGAAGAACGATTTATTTTTCGTCTCGACCCATCGGAAAAAACCACCCAACCAATTATGGGATATCGGGGTGTGGTGACTAAACTTATTTTAGATTCGACAAATCATTTAGTTGTTTTCAATTCCCAACGACAAGAAATCAGAATTTTACAGGGAGAAAAGCAATTTTTACGAACTCCGTTGCAAAAACTACCTAGAGGAGAATTCACTTCTCAAGTTCTCGACAGCACCAAATTGGGACAATGTTGGCACAAAATTGTTTTAGATGCCGAGATTCCAGATAATACTCAAATAAAAGTTTATTATGCCAGTAGCGATGAATTAACTAGCGATCGTTCTTGGTCAGAACCGATAATTAATCCCCAAGATGCTCTATTCAGGGAAGCAACAGGGCGTTATCTTTATTTAAAAATAGAATTAATCGGCAACGATTGGCACACGCCGACAATTAGAAGCTTGAGGGTATATTTTCCTCGTCTTTCTTATCTGCGCTATTTACCTGCTGTCTATCAAGAAGACGAAACCAGTCGCGATTTTCTCGAACGTTTTCTCTCTATTTTTGAAACCTATTTTAATAACATAGAAACGCAGATCGATCAGGTCGGACGTTATTTTGATGCTGAAGTAGTTCCCTCGAACTTCTTACCCTGGCTGGCTAGCTGGATGGCGATCGCTGTAGATGAAAATTGGACGGATAGCCAACTGCGTCAACTAATTCAAAAAGCCCCTTACCTTTACCGTCAGCGCGGTACGAGAGAAGGTATTGCTGCTACGGTGGAAATTTTAACGGGTTCTCCTCCTTTAATCGTCGAGTCATTTCAACAGACAGATCGCGAAGAATCAAACCAGAATAACCCTTTCCGTTTTTGGGTTTTACTCGCTCCTGCCGATCTCGATAACAAAGGACTGCAAAGCATACAACGCCAAATCGAAGCCGAAAAACCCGCCCATACAGAAGCCGTTCTTAAAGTCTTACCACCTTGGACTGCTTTAAATCGGCAAAGCTATCTAGGAGTCAACTCTCGCATTCTCGATCCTGCTTTGCGTCTCGATCGCGGTGCAGTAATTTCTCAAGATAGCATTCTAACCGATCCAGAGGAATATGGGCAGGTCGGTAGGCGAGCGAGATTGGAATTAGACACGGTAATTAATTAG
- a CDS encoding DUF4157 domain-containing protein: protein MHAAKLKTANKKSPSTPKKDRSSPAKSNPLLQQVLRMGNTPNPKEHAAVLKRAPANQQASKQQLLLLLQQKYGNNYVNQVMQLTQPNGGETKASPTQKPVVQAKLTVNPAGDKYEQEADRVADNVVQRMNEPATGDDRDKIQHQEMSPQKNKEEEKTAQTKPEITSLQRQAMNSDMEQEEDKTAQTKSEQQEESKEEEEKTAQTKPEISSLQRQEMNSDMEQEEDKTAQTKSEPQEESQEEEEQTAQTKPEITSLQRQEVNSDMEQEEDKTAQTKSEPQEESQEEEEQTAQTKPEITSLQRQEMNSDMEQEEDKTAQTKSEPQEESQEEEEKTAQTKPEITSLQRQEMNSDMEQEEDKTAQTKPEPQETTSEDKEERTVQTKPQSNAKKQQLMAQEKQSQAKNQDEQENKLLVQMKSATKSRSKKVAPADLESSVQKEKGRGQPISDKVRGKLEQGFGADFSDVRIHTDTQSDRLNQSIQARAFTTEQDIFFRQGAYDPSSKQGQQLLAHELTHVVQQSGGAVQAKSDVNQAADNQIQTKISSAPSSVSQPKIQRKENPDEKTDLEQQPEPSQPEQKADAGTAEQPQPPADSNPEANQPPADSGTPNQPPAASDESGSNPQATSETRDSKDSKDEKAPTSSEDDPAFQEVVNATQELATQQQEHPPGTEKADEAQAAAEPPTNEVESKAQANQVEEMQQAETPEFDAGALKEKLMERIADITPKTLEEAEDFKNNNQLDSVKGELNDNVKQEKDASQGQLEEKTEETPDTSGIEPKPVEALPQQDSEKAPKDTNAQKAAPKPKGESEVEAPLQEDSQKLDQQLAENNVTEEQLQKSNEPEFQAALDSKQEAQTHAEQAPPKYRRSEQDLIAKAEATAVATAKEKSQGMQDVRTQQFDGVRQQQEGTKGKDEEARAKIANDINQIYEDTKTEVETILSDLDTKVIQAFDEGANEAKKAFEDYVGDRMEKYKEERYGEWWEFWNWDERIGDAVFGLPDEVNVFYEEGRDLFIDRMDGVIDNVVQIMSEGLTAAKTEINNGKKEVQNYVDQLPDDLKAVGQEAATEVEGKFDELEQSVNNKQDELINTLANKYQENLDAVDARIEEMKEANKGLLQKAIEFIIDVVGQILEMFQLLMQVLARVAHVVGQILLDPIGFLGNLIEGLTQGFANFITNIQKHLQQGLISWLTGTMASAGIEMPETFDLPGIFSLVVQLLGFTPETIEERVMERAEGGEQDRSSPSPQKSGQTKGSNKSGSQNKTEQTQKTGNAEQDKTANAPSSEQSTADNRSMENNNQADAGIDVLNILSTQGIIGLWEVVQDKVGDIKAMVFDQIQDFLIETVIKAGIEWIISIFVPGAGFIKACKAIFQIIKFFIERAKEIIDLINAVLDSVEAIVKGAIGEAAKKVEEALAKSIPLVIELLANLLGLGGLADKVQEIIEKVRATIEKAIDWVIEQGAKAARKVGNKVKDSKFGQKRDGAVESPKHKGDVTSRGAGDKKDTSRNKYDEKRRTEKDKFGKDRHKGKDKPDERTRSEQRKDNKDKETKDGKSDKRTMQEKQNDLRKAVAEAEQVMKKPEATPEIVKAKLPNIKSKYRLKSAKLLKDKNKGYYVQVEINPVGETIKTWFRLDERQKFNREKFQLRNWTPSTGNGKFDADYNPKTGKLKITIKVHFNFKDSDAYTKVAINPQETKWTKKGKQEWGKSFEEAVLSKWSKINHITCNKPGFDDIVVKPKFNIKQVKESKADWKIDVTKAFMEKGKNPRMRAGGASGVEASKITGMFQEFDTQDKIKNPHLVEQEYTTNIIPAYERDRERLSKRLSNLDNFKFKTGKNELFKESESRLIITAKSLSELRKDSYLADLHPLIVEFAQSDSPVKERFDTIKNTLKNNGVNNDIKYIKTSTSISPDEAKIKPKDDPDTIKQDYKKNWSRNTAAHEFGHMIGLLDEYFPAVAPSLIENMKKEGVIESSEGNVSEHAKQREHNQKDKQAAYTKLLDETGLRTPTWARPSANKDEKSTSLMSGGFELLKQHSVTIWEALTEMTKKYVNKENWKL, encoded by the coding sequence ATGCACGCAGCAAAACTCAAAACCGCCAATAAAAAGTCTCCATCAACTCCGAAAAAAGATAGATCGAGTCCCGCTAAAAGTAATCCACTATTACAGCAAGTCTTGCGGATGGGCAATACTCCTAATCCCAAAGAACACGCTGCTGTTTTAAAGCGCGCCCCAGCAAATCAGCAAGCTTCTAAGCAGCAATTATTGTTACTGCTACAGCAAAAATATGGCAATAATTATGTGAATCAGGTGATGCAGTTAACACAGCCTAATGGTGGAGAAACAAAAGCATCGCCAACTCAGAAGCCTGTAGTTCAGGCAAAGTTAACGGTTAATCCAGCAGGGGATAAATACGAACAAGAGGCGGATCGGGTAGCGGATAATGTAGTGCAGCGTATGAATGAACCTGCTACTGGGGATGATCGGGACAAAATTCAGCATCAGGAAATGTCTCCGCAGAAGAATAAGGAGGAAGAGAAAACTGCCCAAACTAAACCAGAGATTACCTCTCTTCAACGTCAGGCAATGAACTCTGATATGGAGCAGGAGGAGGATAAAACTGCTCAGACTAAATCCGAACAACAGGAGGAGTCAAAAGAAGAGGAAGAGAAAACTGCTCAAACCAAGCCAGAAATTAGTTCCCTTCAACGTCAGGAAATGAACTCTGACATGGAGCAAGAGGAGGATAAAACTGCTCAGACTAAATCCGAACCTCAAGAGGAGTCACAAGAAGAGGAAGAGCAAACTGCTCAAACCAAGCCAGAAATTACTTCTCTTCAACGTCAAGAAGTGAACTCTGACATGGAGCAAGAGGAGGATAAAACTGCTCAGACTAAATCCGAACCTCAAGAGGAGTCACAAGAAGAGGAAGAGCAAACTGCCCAAACCAAGCCAGAAATTACTTCTCTTCAACGTCAGGAAATGAACTCTGACATGGAGCAAGAGGAGGATAAAACTGCTCAGACTAAATCCGAACCTCAAGAGGAGTCACAAGAAGAGGAAGAGAAAACTGCTCAAACTAAACCTGAAATTACCTCTCTTCAACGTCAGGAAATGAACTCTGACATGGAGCAAGAGGAGGATAAAACTGCTCAGACTAAACCCGAACCTCAGGAGACAACTTCTGAGGATAAAGAGGAGAGAACTGTTCAAACTAAACCTCAGTCCAATGCTAAAAAACAGCAATTAATGGCTCAGGAAAAACAGTCACAAGCTAAAAATCAGGACGAACAAGAAAATAAACTCCTCGTCCAAATGAAGTCGGCAACAAAATCTCGGAGTAAAAAGGTTGCTCCAGCAGATTTAGAATCCTCGGTACAGAAAGAAAAAGGAAGAGGACAACCTATTAGCGATAAGGTTCGCGGAAAGTTAGAGCAAGGATTTGGTGCTGACTTTAGTGATGTCAGAATACACACAGACACTCAATCCGATCGCCTCAATCAATCTATTCAAGCTCGTGCTTTTACCACAGAACAGGATATTTTCTTCCGCCAGGGAGCTTACGATCCTAGCAGCAAACAAGGACAACAATTACTCGCTCATGAATTAACTCATGTTGTCCAGCAAAGTGGTGGTGCAGTTCAGGCAAAATCAGATGTCAACCAGGCAGCAGACAATCAAATACAAACAAAAATATCTTCTGCTCCATCTTCTGTATCTCAACCAAAAATTCAGCGTAAGGAAAACCCAGATGAAAAAACCGATCTAGAGCAGCAACCAGAACCCAGCCAACCAGAGCAAAAAGCTGACGCAGGTACAGCAGAACAGCCTCAACCGCCAGCAGATAGTAACCCTGAAGCCAACCAGCCTCCAGCCGATAGCGGTACGCCCAATCAACCACCAGCAGCATCAGACGAATCGGGTTCTAATCCCCAAGCAACATCTGAAACTAGAGATAGTAAAGATAGTAAGGATGAAAAAGCTCCCACTTCTTCAGAAGACGATCCGGCATTCCAAGAAGTTGTTAATGCCACTCAAGAATTAGCCACCCAACAGCAAGAACACCCACCAGGAACAGAAAAAGCAGATGAAGCCCAAGCAGCAGCAGAACCTCCTACTAATGAAGTAGAAAGTAAGGCTCAAGCTAACCAAGTTGAGGAGATGCAACAGGCTGAAACCCCTGAATTTGATGCGGGTGCTTTAAAAGAAAAACTGATGGAGCGTATTGCTGATATAACTCCCAAAACCTTGGAAGAAGCTGAAGATTTTAAGAATAATAACCAATTGGATTCGGTTAAGGGTGAGTTAAACGATAACGTCAAACAGGAAAAAGATGCTTCTCAAGGTCAGTTGGAAGAGAAGACCGAGGAAACCCCTGACACTAGCGGAATCGAGCCAAAACCAGTAGAAGCACTACCACAACAAGACTCAGAAAAAGCTCCTAAAGATACCAATGCTCAAAAGGCTGCACCTAAGCCCAAGGGAGAAAGTGAAGTAGAAGCTCCCCTCCAAGAAGATAGTCAAAAACTTGACCAGCAATTAGCTGAAAATAATGTTACCGAGGAGCAATTACAGAAATCCAACGAACCAGAATTCCAAGCAGCACTCGACTCCAAGCAAGAAGCCCAAACCCACGCAGAACAAGCACCTCCTAAATATCGCCGTTCCGAGCAAGACCTAATCGCAAAGGCGGAAGCAACGGCTGTAGCTACAGCGAAAGAAAAGAGTCAGGGAATGCAAGATGTGCGTACCCAACAGTTCGATGGAGTGAGACAACAACAGGAAGGAACTAAGGGTAAGGACGAGGAAGCACGGGCTAAAATTGCGAATGACATTAATCAAATTTACGAAGATACCAAAACCGAAGTTGAGACTATCCTCAGTGATTTAGATACCAAAGTCATACAAGCATTTGATGAGGGAGCGAATGAGGCTAAAAAAGCCTTTGAGGATTATGTTGGCGATCGCATGGAAAAATATAAGGAGGAGCGATATGGGGAATGGTGGGAGTTCTGGAATTGGGACGAACGAATTGGAGACGCGGTATTTGGATTGCCAGATGAAGTAAATGTCTTTTATGAAGAAGGTCGGGATCTTTTCATCGATCGCATGGATGGAGTTATCGATAATGTAGTTCAGATTATGAGCGAAGGGCTGACAGCAGCCAAGACAGAAATTAATAATGGTAAAAAAGAAGTCCAGAACTATGTTGACCAACTACCCGATGACTTAAAAGCTGTGGGTCAGGAAGCAGCAACAGAGGTAGAAGGCAAATTCGACGAGTTAGAGCAAAGCGTTAATAATAAACAAGATGAGCTAATTAATACATTAGCGAATAAGTATCAGGAAAATCTCGATGCTGTTGATGCTCGCATCGAAGAAATGAAGGAGGCTAATAAGGGTCTGCTTCAAAAAGCGATCGAGTTCATTATAGATGTAGTTGGACAAATTCTCGAAATGTTTCAACTGCTGATGCAAGTTTTAGCGCGAGTCGCTCATGTGGTTGGACAAATTCTCCTAGACCCGATTGGTTTCTTGGGCAATTTAATTGAAGGTCTTACACAAGGATTTGCAAACTTTATCACGAATATACAGAAACATCTCCAGCAGGGACTAATTAGCTGGCTGACTGGTACTATGGCAAGCGCGGGTATCGAAATGCCAGAAACCTTCGATCTACCAGGTATCTTTAGCTTGGTGGTACAGCTTTTAGGTTTCACCCCCGAAACAATTGAAGAACGGGTAATGGAACGAGCAGAAGGGGGAGAGCAGGATCGATCTAGTCCATCTCCACAAAAATCTGGACAGACAAAGGGAAGCAATAAATCGGGAAGCCAAAACAAAACCGAACAAACCCAAAAAACTGGCAACGCAGAACAGGATAAGACTGCCAATGCTCCCTCCTCCGAGCAATCCACGGCGGATAACCGCAGCATGGAAAATAATAACCAGGCAGACGCAGGTATAGATGTACTCAACATCTTATCTACTCAAGGAATAATTGGGTTGTGGGAGGTAGTTCAAGATAAAGTTGGCGACATCAAAGCAATGGTATTCGACCAAATCCAGGATTTCTTAATCGAAACGGTTATTAAAGCGGGAATAGAGTGGATTATCAGCATATTTGTCCCAGGAGCAGGATTCATTAAGGCTTGTAAGGCAATTTTCCAAATTATCAAGTTCTTTATCGAGCGTGCTAAAGAGATTATCGATTTAATTAACGCGGTTCTCGATTCGGTTGAAGCGATTGTTAAGGGGGCAATTGGTGAAGCAGCGAAGAAAGTTGAAGAGGCTTTAGCAAAATCCATACCATTGGTGATTGAACTTTTGGCTAATCTCTTGGGCTTGGGCGGTCTTGCCGATAAGGTGCAAGAAATTATTGAGAAGGTGCGCGCAACAATTGAAAAAGCTATTGATTGGGTAATTGAACAGGGTGCTAAAGCTGCGAGAAAAGTTGGTAATAAGGTTAAGGATAGTAAGTTCGGTCAAAAACGGGACGGTGCTGTAGAGTCGCCGAAGCATAAGGGGGATGTTACAAGCCGTGGGGCTGGTGATAAGAAAGATACTAGCAGGAATAAGTATGACGAGAAGAGACGAACAGAGAAGGATAAGTTTGGTAAGGATAGGCACAAAGGCAAAGATAAGCCTGATGAGAGGACTAGGAGTGAACAACGTAAGGACAACAAGGATAAGGAAACTAAAGACGGCAAATCTGATAAGCGAACCATGCAGGAGAAGCAAAATGACCTTCGTAAAGCTGTAGCCGAAGCCGAGCAGGTTATGAAGAAACCAGAAGCAACACCTGAGATTGTTAAAGCAAAACTGCCAAATATTAAATCTAAGTATCGACTCAAATCAGCGAAACTATTAAAGGATAAGAACAAAGGCTACTATGTACAAGTTGAAATTAATCCTGTAGGGGAGACGATAAAAACTTGGTTTAGGCTTGATGAACGTCAAAAATTTAATAGAGAAAAATTTCAATTAAGAAATTGGACACCTTCTACTGGAAATGGGAAATTTGATGCAGATTACAATCCCAAAACCGGGAAGTTGAAAATTACAATAAAAGTTCATTTTAATTTTAAGGATAGCGATGCTTATACCAAAGTAGCAATTAATCCCCAAGAAACGAAGTGGACAAAAAAAGGCAAACAGGAGTGGGGTAAGAGCTTTGAAGAAGCAGTTCTATCAAAGTGGAGCAAAATCAATCACATTACTTGTAACAAACCAGGCTTTGATGACATTGTTGTAAAGCCCAAGTTTAATATTAAGCAAGTAAAAGAAAGTAAGGCTGACTGGAAAATCGATGTAACAAAAGCCTTTATGGAGAAAGGAAAAAACCCTCGTATGCGTGCAGGAGGAGCTTCAGGTGTAGAAGCATCTAAGATAACGGGTATGTTTCAAGAATTTGACACTCAAGATAAGATTAAAAACCCTCATCTTGTTGAGCAGGAATACACGACAAATATTATTCCAGCTTATGAGCGTGATAGAGAACGACTAAGTAAGCGGTTGTCTAATCTTGATAATTTTAAGTTTAAGACAGGGAAAAATGAACTTTTTAAAGAATCAGAATCTCGATTAATTATAACCGCTAAAAGTCTTTCTGAACTCCGCAAAGACAGTTACCTTGCCGACTTGCACCCTTTAATTGTTGAATTTGCTCAATCAGATTCGCCTGTTAAAGAACGCTTTGATACTATCAAAAATACACTTAAAAATAATGGTGTCAATAATGATATTAAATATATAAAAACTTCAACTTCTATATCTCCTGACGAGGCAAAAATTAAGCCTAAAGATGATCCAGATACTATCAAGCAAGATTACAAAAAGAATTGGAGCCGTAATACCGCAGCCCATGAGTTTGGTCATATGATTGGTCTGCTGGATGAATACTTTCCTGCTGTAGCACCTAGCTTGATAGAAAACATGAAAAAAGAAGGAGTTATCGAATCCTCAGAAGGTAATGTATCTGAACATGCTAAACAGAGGGAACACAATCAGAAAGATAAGCAAGCAGCTTATACTAAGTTACTTGATGAAACTGGATTAAGAACACCTACTTGGGCACGTCCTAGTGCTAACAAAGATGAGAAAAGTACTAGTTTAATGAGCGGTGGCTTTGAGCTATTGAAACAACATTCTGTGACTATTTGGGAAGCTTTGACGGAAATGACTAAAAAATATGTTAACAAAGAAAACTGGAAACTTTAG